Genomic segment of Arachnia propionica:
GCCCTGGCCGCAGACGCCGAGGAACTGGAGGCGGTGCTGCTCGACACCCCCCGGCGCGACGTGTTCACCGACCCGTTCGAGCAGGACGCCGAGATCGGTCCCGCGCTGCTGCTGCTCGACGCGGACCAGGTGCCGGAACCGATGACGGAGACGGCCCGGAGGCTGGCGCGCCTGGCCGACTGCGTCGGGGTGCGGGTGTGTCACATCAGCTCCGGCATGGCGGAACTGGGCGCCTCCGACGTGGAACGCTACGTCACCCTGCTGCTCCAGGGACGTTACGCCGCCACCTACCTGGGTATCGGCCTGGGCCCGGCCCAAGGCTGAGAGGAAAAGGCTGGGTAAAGGGGTTTGTCCCGAACCCGGGAAGACCGGGAAACGCCGCCCCGAGGGGTGGGACACGACACCCATCTCAAGAACGCCCGGGCGTGGCCGTGGGCTTGGGCGTAGACTCCGGGGCGTGACATTCGACTTCCGTGTAGCAGACCTGTCCTTGGCCGGTTTCGGCCGCGAGGAGATCACCCTCGCCGAACACGAAATGCCCGGCCTGATGGCCATGCGCGAACGATACGCGGCCTCGAAGCCACTGGCGGGCGCCCGCATCGCGGGATCCATCCACATGACCGTCCAGACCGCGGTTCTGATCGAGACCCTCGTGGCACTCGGCGCGGAGGTGAGGTGGGCGTCCTGCAACATCTTCTCCACCCAGGATCACGCGGCGGCCGCCGTCGTCGTCGGCCCGGACGGCACCCCCGAGGACCCCAGGGGGGTGCCCGTTTTCGCGTGGAAGGGTGAAACACTCCAGGAGTACTGGTGGTGCACCCGCCAGATCCTCGACTGGCCTGGCGAGACGAACCCCAATCTGATCCTCGACGACGGCGGTGACGCCACCTTGTTCGTCCACGAGGGTGTCGCGGCCCAACGCGCTGGGGCCGTGCCCGCCGACGACCCGGCGGATCCGGAGGAGGCCCTCGTCGTCAAGGCCGCCCTGCGGGAGGCGCTGGGGCAGCTGGACTTCGAGGCCCTCGCTGCGGGCATCCTCGGGGTCACGGAGGAAACCACCACCGGTGTCCACCGCCTCTACGAGATGCACCGAAACGGCACCCTGCTGTTCGGGGCCATCAACGTCAACGACTCGGTGACCAAATCCAAGTTCGACAACAGGTACGGCTGCCGCCACTCCCTGGTCGACGGCATCAACCGCGCCACCGACGTCCTGATCGGCGGCAAGGTGGCCGTGGTCTGCGGTTACGGCGACGTGGGCAAGGGCTGCGCCGAGTCACTGCGCGGCCAGGGCGCGCGGGTCATCGTCACCGAGGTGGATCCGATCTGCGCCCTGCAGGCGGCGATGGACGGCTTCCAGGTGTCGCGGCTCGAATCGGTGGTGGGGATCGGCGACATCTTCGTCACCGCCACTGGGTGTCGCGACGTCATCCTCGAGGAACACATGGCCCGGATGAAACACCAGGCCATCGTCGGCAACATCGGACACTTCGACAACGAGATCGACATGGCCGGGCTCTCCGCCCGGAAGGACGTGACGAAGGTCGAGATCAAACCGCAGGTGGCCAAGTGGATCTACCCGGACGGGCACGCGGTGATCGTGCTGAGCGAGGGCCGGTTGCTGAACCTCGGCAACGCTACGGGACATCCGTCTTTCGTGATGAGCAACTCGTTCACCAACCAGGTGCTGGCCCAGATGGAACTGTTCCTCAGGCCCGAGGCCTACCCGTCCGGCGTGTACCTGCTTCCGAAACACCTGGACGAGGAGGTCGCGCGCCTTCACCTGCCGTCGCTGGGGGTGGAGCTGAGCACCCTGACCCAGGCGCAGGCCGACTACCTGGGGGTGCCGGTGGCAGGCCCGTTCAAGTCCGAGCACTACCGTTACTGACCCGCCGGTTGCGGCCCGGATCACCGGGCCGCAACCGCGGACGCGGTCACTTCCCGGGATCTCCCGGTTTCATGGACTGCCAGATCTCCTTGCATTCCGGGCACACCGGGTACTTGTCCGGGTTCCGGGAGGGCACCCAGACCTTTCCGCACAGAGCTACGACGGGAGTGCCGGTCAACTTGGCCTTCTCCAGCTTCTTCGCCGGCACGTAGTGGCTGAATCGTTCGTGGTCGTCGGAGTCCCGCAGTTCGGCGCGTTCGTCCAGAACCGTCTGGGAACCGGGGGCAAACTCACTCATGAATTCAATCCTAGACGTTGGAGAACATCGTGAACACCGGATCCCGTCGCGAGGGCACCACGGGTCTGCTGGTGGGGTTGCTGTTGGCGGTGTTCGCCATTGCCTTCCAGATGATTGGGGTCGCAGCGGCCCTGCCCGAGGCGATGCGTTCCCTCGACGCCGTCGCCCTCTATCCGTGGGCCTTTTCCATGGCCGTGACGGGAATGCTGACCGCGATCCTGGTGGCCGGGCGGCACTGCGACCGGCACGGTCCGCTGGTCTCCATGGGTCTGGGTTTCGGCGCGATGCTCCTGGGACTTACCGTAGGCTCGCTCGCCACGGATGTCTGGATGCTGCTGACGGCCCGGCTCGTGCAAGGCCTGGGAGCCGGAGCCATCAACCTGACCCTCTACGTGGTCATCGCACTCGCGTTCCCCGCGGGACGACGCCCGGCGGTGCTCGCGATGCTCAGTTTCTGCTGGGTGCTTCCCGCGTTCCTGGGACCGCCGATCTCGGCCGCTCTGGTGGCGGTGAACTGGCGTCTCAATTTCGCCGCGACGGTGCCCCTGCTGCTGATCGCCGCCGCCCTGACCTGGCCGCATCTGAAGTCCCTCCAGGAACGCAGCGAACCGGATTCCGATGCTCCCGGGACCGTTTGGTGGGCGGTGGCTGCGGTGGCCGGGGCGCCGGCCCTGCTGCAGCTGGCCGGTCAGGGCCTCGGACACTGGAGCCTGCTGGCGGCGGCCGCAGGACTGGCAGCCCTGGGACTGGGAGTACCGAAAGTGCTGCCCCCACGGGCCAGAGACTTGAGAAACGGGCTCGGCCCCATTATCGCCAGTCGCGCAGTCCAAACCGGGGTCTTCTACGCGGGGGAGGCGTTTCTGCTGCTCGGCCTGCAAAACCTGAAAGGACTCGACACCTTACAGGCGGGCCTGGCCCTGACCATAGGGAGCCTTGGATGGAGTTTCGGCTCCTGGCTTCAGGCCCGGATAAGGCTGCGCCGCGACCGCATCATCACCGCCGGGACCTGTTTCGTTGCCTTCGGGATGGCGGGGATCACGGTTTTCCTGACCTGGACGGGGATGCCGTTGCGGATCGGGGTGGCGGCCTGGACCCTCGCCGGATGCGGGATGGGACTGACCGTCTCCAGCACTGCCGTGGCCACCATGGCGTTGTCCGGCCCGCGGGAACAGGGACGCAACTCCGGTGCCCTGCTGGTGGCCGAGTCAATCGGGAGTTCGGTGATGACCGCACTCACGGGGGCCTGCTACGCGGTGCTGCTCGCGGAGGAAGTGCCTGCATTCGGATGGATCTTCCTCATGCTGCTGGCGGCATCGGTGCTTGCCATCGCCGCTTCGCTGCGGATCGGGCCGGTTCATGACATTGCGGGGTGAGGGACACAGCTGCCGGCCTCGGTGGTTTCCGGCGGTTCAGGATGGCATCCTTGTGGCCATGCATTATTCCGCCCCGCAACCATCCGCTGGGTGGTACCCCGACCCAGCCGGTTCCGGCGATGAGCGTTACTGGGACGGCGCCAGCTGGTCCGACGTAACCCGGCCTGACAGCCGACCGGCGAAACCCGTCGGCCACGATGGCGGGGGACTCTACAACACGATCACGCAGCCCTGGACGGGCGTCAGATACGCGAGTTGGGGGGCGCGGGTGGCTGCCCGCATCCTCGACGGGCTGATCCTGGCCATCCCCTCCTACCTGCTCATCGAGCTGTTGGCCCCGGGACTCTACGAACGCTTCGAGGCCTGGATGTACGAGCTGGTCAGGGCAGCGCAGGCCGGAAAGAGCTACCCGAGTGAGGTACCCATGGAACTCCTCAACTCCTTCATGACCGCGGGGATTGCCGTCATGGTGCTGGGTGTTCTTTACCGGGTTCTTCTCATCGCCGGTTTCGGTGCCACCCTGGGCAAGATGGTCATGCGCATCCGCGTTACCCGGGCCGATGATCCCTCCGCGCGGACCCCCGGGTTCGTGCGCGCCCTGGCACGGACCCTGGCGGACGAACTCATCGGCTACTTCGGTGCCGCCCTGTTTTTCCTGCCGATTTTCATCAATTATCTGATGCCGCTGTTCACCGAGAAAAAACAAACCCTTCATGACATGATGGCCGGCACCATCGTCGTCAAGAACTGATCCTTGCCCAGCCAGGAGGAATGAAACCTTGTCACACCTGACTGCCGAGTTGGACGAACTCGCCGAACGCTTGGGAATAGCCCGGGAGTTCTGGGACTGGAAAGGAAACCACACCCTCATATCGGAGGCCACCGTGATTGCGGTGCTCCGGGCCATGGGTGTGGAGGCCGATACCCCGGAGGAGCGCAGGGATGCGCTGGCCCGGCTCGACGAGCAGCATTGGCGGCGGGTCCTGCCGCCCTGCACCGTCGTCGAAGAGGGGGAAACGGTACGGATCGACGTGCACGTTCCGGCCGGGTCGCCGGTGTCCCTCGACGTGGTGCTGGAAAACGGGGAGCGACGGCCCGCGACACAGGTCGACAATTGGACCCCGGATCGCGAGGTGGCCGGGCAGCTCCGCGGCGAGGCCAGCTTCGAGATGACGGACCTGCCGCTCGGATACCACCGCGTGGAAGCCACATCCAGTGAGGGAACCGCTTCCGCCGCCCTGGTGGTCACTCCGGGATTCGTGGGTTTTCCGCCCGGGATGCGCAACGATCGCGTCTGGGGATACGCCGTCCAGCTCTACAGCGTCACGTCGAAGCGGTCCTGGGGGTTCGGGGATCTCACCGATCTCGCCGATCTCGTCGCATGGGCCGGGAACGAGCAGCAGGCGGGTTTCGTGCTGGTCAACCCGTTGCACGCGGCCCAGGTCACATCGCCGATCGAGCCTTCACCGTACCTACCTTCCAGCAGGCGTTTCCTGAGCCCGTTGTACATCAGGCCCGAGACGGTTCCCGAATACGCCAACCTTCCCCAGCCGATGCGACGCCGGATCCGCAAACTGCGGAAGTCCGTGCGTGGCAATGGCAAGGTCATCGACCGTGACACCGTATGGAAGGGGAAACGGGAAGCGCTGTGGGAGCTGTTCCGGGCCGGACGCCGCCCCGCACGCCAGTTGTCCTTCGACGGGTTCCGTCGCCGCGGCGGCAGCGCGCTGCGTGATTTCGCGGTCTGGAGCGCGCTCAGCGAG
This window contains:
- the ahcY gene encoding adenosylhomocysteinase translates to MTFDFRVADLSLAGFGREEITLAEHEMPGLMAMRERYAASKPLAGARIAGSIHMTVQTAVLIETLVALGAEVRWASCNIFSTQDHAAAAVVVGPDGTPEDPRGVPVFAWKGETLQEYWWCTRQILDWPGETNPNLILDDGGDATLFVHEGVAAQRAGAVPADDPADPEEALVVKAALREALGQLDFEALAAGILGVTEETTTGVHRLYEMHRNGTLLFGAINVNDSVTKSKFDNRYGCRHSLVDGINRATDVLIGGKVAVVCGYGDVGKGCAESLRGQGARVIVTEVDPICALQAAMDGFQVSRLESVVGIGDIFVTATGCRDVILEEHMARMKHQAIVGNIGHFDNEIDMAGLSARKDVTKVEIKPQVAKWIYPDGHAVIVLSEGRLLNLGNATGHPSFVMSNSFTNQVLAQMELFLRPEAYPSGVYLLPKHLDEEVARLHLPSLGVELSTLTQAQADYLGVPVAGPFKSEHYRY
- a CDS encoding DUF3039 domain-containing protein, producing the protein MSEFAPGSQTVLDERAELRDSDDHERFSHYVPAKKLEKAKLTGTPVVALCGKVWVPSRNPDKYPVCPECKEIWQSMKPGDPGK
- a CDS encoding MFS transporter; translation: MNTGSRREGTTGLLVGLLLAVFAIAFQMIGVAAALPEAMRSLDAVALYPWAFSMAVTGMLTAILVAGRHCDRHGPLVSMGLGFGAMLLGLTVGSLATDVWMLLTARLVQGLGAGAINLTLYVVIALAFPAGRRPAVLAMLSFCWVLPAFLGPPISAALVAVNWRLNFAATVPLLLIAAALTWPHLKSLQERSEPDSDAPGTVWWAVAAVAGAPALLQLAGQGLGHWSLLAAAAGLAALGLGVPKVLPPRARDLRNGLGPIIASRAVQTGVFYAGEAFLLLGLQNLKGLDTLQAGLALTIGSLGWSFGSWLQARIRLRRDRIITAGTCFVAFGMAGITVFLTWTGMPLRIGVAAWTLAGCGMGLTVSSTAVATMALSGPREQGRNSGALLVAESIGSSVMTALTGACYAVLLAEEVPAFGWIFLMLLAASVLAIAASLRIGPVHDIAG
- a CDS encoding RDD family protein → MHYSAPQPSAGWYPDPAGSGDERYWDGASWSDVTRPDSRPAKPVGHDGGGLYNTITQPWTGVRYASWGARVAARILDGLILAIPSYLLIELLAPGLYERFEAWMYELVRAAQAGKSYPSEVPMELLNSFMTAGIAVMVLGVLYRVLLIAGFGATLGKMVMRIRVTRADDPSARTPGFVRALARTLADELIGYFGAALFFLPIFINYLMPLFTEKKQTLHDMMAGTIVVKN